Proteins found in one Fulvitalea axinellae genomic segment:
- a CDS encoding hybrid sensor histidine kinase/response regulator transcription factor: MRFLLPVILVLSSFTQPKQSELIQLPLKDEGVYPSIQEIFQDKDGYYWFCDRYLLLRFDGISPKSIRGMENAFKKKRKLKRVPVSTAIKGRILLVKNRHIVIQNEKNATVFTFDKNGERFALIEGPNGKPIKNANSILRLKNGKTLIGTSKGAYLISDSTITKILSDQSIQFLSESGDGNIWFWLGEKKLICVSAIWEKIAEFPLDIFHKNILTNRIKIASINSSEALLASRDSGVYSLNFKSGKATQLTFNSLKASYNLDLINDNKGRIWLGTDGEGAFLFNKKEHTWTKVSAKLPKAIYDIYEDQAGNVLFGTNFGGVFLYKENFGPFDNPKKGNRRITDSRVLSICVDRNGQKWIGTDGFGIRKITESGETNTATPFLDLTGQKGFIQNIYESRKGNIWLSTYQQGIGLLDTTSLRIKKRFSFPRNIRSIAEDSTGNFLWLGTENGLFKMNKLNGKSERIRFQNDKQFGYKIPIKTILTDEKNRLWVGSEFRGLFRLTFSQDSITECIETSTVTFVRHLYNDLNGYLWITGKTNLFKIPIDNIPPEGKRKMYRFPHDKLKASFLDHNGELWISTERGLIKMDTLSGKAKRYSTYHGLQSLKFTRNAGDKTENGKIIFGGVLGLNEFHPDSLASNAVLPTISIEGMKVDGVSIFKNPAYKNTSLGDSTEYSLPFDYKSLSFEHSIPSLQRGGIFVEQRLIGLDSSWTETSKYDKITYGRLPPGTYKFQIRSTLNSEEISQIIFRINRPWWLSFWAFCLYTIAVGTIVYALHIYFSLKRKVKFEKIHNKRLNELSQLKLRFFTNISHELRTPLTLILGPVKRMANTEKDENKKQQLSVVERNADILLQTINELLDFNKIEAEKFSISAKRYKFDLLINNITQLFSEIAKSKSIDFRFENKIQTHTEFVCDKNVIEKVAINLISNAFKYTPDYGRITVSVYAQNGNMVLTVEDNGKGIKSDKLPHIFESFYQANHADSLLGSGIGLTFVKKLVEIHGGKISVQSELGLGTTFTVRFSALAIQTPEEKDPISITPTKHLFQGKNNEAEHFSISGKKQIMLVIDDNREIREFISSIFAESFDSVHAENGQEGFDLALKHNPDIIISDIMMPVLNGIGLCSKLKSNPITSHIPLIFLTAKTDNLSEIEGFKIGADGYIPKPFDENKLITVVSSVLTNRALLKKRYSHLTAQPNSTDSTEREKNDERFISLLTEQIFNLMDENNLTVENLTKEMAMSHSVLFKKCKYLTGMSLSKFIQKQRILRAATLLRKSGLTIKATMQKVGINDPKHFRDCFFKEIGMLPSEWKKG; encoded by the coding sequence ATGAGATTTTTATTACCAGTCATTCTCGTTTTATCTTCATTTACCCAACCCAAACAATCAGAACTGATTCAACTTCCCCTAAAGGATGAAGGGGTTTACCCCTCCATTCAAGAAATCTTTCAGGATAAGGATGGCTATTATTGGTTTTGTGACAGGTATCTTTTACTAAGATTTGACGGTATCTCACCCAAATCCATCAGGGGAATGGAAAACGCATTTAAGAAAAAGAGAAAACTAAAAAGGGTCCCTGTCTCAACTGCGATAAAGGGGCGAATTCTACTGGTAAAAAACAGGCATATCGTAATCCAAAACGAAAAAAACGCAACTGTTTTTACGTTTGATAAAAACGGAGAACGATTCGCATTGATAGAAGGTCCCAACGGAAAACCAATCAAAAATGCGAATTCAATACTCCGTTTGAAAAACGGGAAAACATTAATTGGCACTAGCAAAGGAGCCTATTTAATCTCAGACTCCACCATTACAAAAATCTTAAGCGATCAAAGTATTCAGTTTCTTTCGGAAAGCGGGGACGGAAACATCTGGTTTTGGCTTGGAGAGAAAAAGCTTATCTGCGTTTCGGCCATATGGGAAAAAATAGCCGAATTCCCACTAGACATCTTCCATAAAAACATATTAACCAACCGTATAAAAATAGCCTCTATAAACTCATCTGAAGCTCTTTTGGCTTCAAGAGATTCTGGCGTATATTCATTAAACTTTAAATCAGGAAAGGCAACTCAACTAACTTTCAATTCCCTTAAGGCATCATACAATCTGGATTTGATCAATGACAATAAAGGACGAATCTGGTTGGGAACCGACGGTGAGGGCGCATTTCTTTTCAACAAAAAAGAACACACTTGGACAAAGGTCTCCGCAAAACTTCCCAAAGCGATATATGATATTTATGAGGACCAAGCAGGTAATGTCTTATTCGGCACAAACTTCGGAGGGGTATTTCTTTATAAAGAAAATTTCGGGCCTTTTGACAATCCAAAGAAAGGAAATAGACGAATTACAGACTCAAGAGTACTTTCGATTTGCGTTGATCGCAATGGACAAAAATGGATAGGAACGGATGGTTTTGGTATTAGGAAGATCACCGAATCAGGGGAAACAAACACAGCCACTCCCTTTTTAGATTTAACAGGCCAAAAAGGGTTTATCCAAAATATCTACGAGTCAAGAAAAGGCAATATTTGGCTAAGCACTTACCAGCAAGGAATTGGCTTACTCGACACTACCTCATTACGAATAAAAAAAAGATTCTCTTTTCCGAGAAATATCAGAAGTATCGCTGAAGACAGCACCGGTAATTTTCTTTGGCTAGGCACTGAAAACGGCCTATTCAAAATGAATAAACTAAACGGCAAATCGGAGAGAATTAGATTCCAAAACGATAAACAGTTTGGCTACAAGATCCCGATTAAGACAATATTGACTGACGAAAAAAACAGATTATGGGTGGGGTCAGAATTCAGAGGACTTTTCAGGCTCACATTTTCTCAAGATTCAATAACGGAATGTATCGAGACCTCTACTGTAACTTTTGTAAGACATCTTTACAATGACTTGAACGGATACCTCTGGATTACGGGAAAGACTAACCTTTTTAAAATACCTATAGACAATATTCCCCCCGAAGGAAAACGAAAAATGTATCGGTTTCCTCATGATAAACTAAAGGCCTCTTTTCTTGATCATAACGGAGAACTCTGGATTAGCACCGAACGAGGCCTAATAAAAATGGATACATTGAGTGGTAAAGCAAAACGTTATTCAACATACCACGGATTACAAAGCTTAAAATTCACCCGAAACGCAGGTGACAAAACAGAAAATGGAAAAATTATTTTTGGTGGTGTTTTAGGGCTAAATGAATTTCACCCTGATAGCCTAGCCTCTAATGCAGTCTTACCCACCATATCCATAGAAGGCATGAAAGTCGATGGAGTTTCCATTTTTAAAAATCCTGCTTATAAAAATACTTCTCTGGGTGATTCTACAGAATACAGCTTACCTTTTGATTATAAATCCTTGTCTTTTGAGCATTCAATTCCTTCATTACAAAGAGGAGGCATCTTTGTAGAACAACGTCTAATTGGATTAGACAGTTCATGGACAGAAACAAGTAAATACGACAAAATCACATACGGAAGACTACCGCCCGGCACATATAAATTCCAGATTCGATCTACTTTAAATAGTGAGGAAATTTCCCAGATTATATTTCGCATTAACCGTCCATGGTGGCTATCATTTTGGGCTTTTTGTCTTTATACAATCGCTGTTGGCACTATTGTATACGCACTACACATTTACTTTTCGCTAAAACGGAAAGTTAAATTTGAGAAAATTCATAATAAACGTCTAAATGAACTTTCTCAGCTTAAACTCCGGTTCTTCACCAATATATCTCATGAATTAAGGACTCCTCTTACCCTTATTCTCGGTCCAGTCAAACGGATGGCTAACACCGAGAAAGATGAAAACAAAAAACAACAGCTATCAGTCGTAGAACGAAACGCCGATATATTACTTCAAACGATCAACGAACTATTGGACTTCAATAAAATCGAAGCGGAGAAATTTTCCATCTCGGCAAAGAGATATAAGTTTGATTTATTAATAAACAATATCACTCAATTATTCTCTGAAATTGCAAAAAGCAAATCCATCGATTTCCGTTTCGAAAACAAGATCCAGACACATACTGAGTTTGTATGTGACAAAAATGTTATAGAGAAAGTAGCGATAAACCTCATTTCTAATGCCTTCAAATACACTCCTGATTACGGTCGAATTACGGTTAGCGTATATGCTCAAAACGGAAATATGGTTTTAACCGTTGAAGACAATGGGAAAGGAATTAAAAGCGATAAACTTCCACATATTTTTGAATCCTTTTATCAAGCGAATCACGCCGACAGTCTTTTGGGTTCAGGTATAGGTCTCACCTTCGTAAAAAAACTTGTGGAGATTCATGGTGGCAAAATCTCTGTTCAAAGTGAACTTGGTCTAGGCACTACTTTTACCGTTCGGTTTTCAGCATTGGCAATACAAACCCCTGAAGAAAAAGACCCTATATCAATTACTCCTACAAAACATCTATTTCAGGGCAAGAATAACGAGGCTGAACATTTCTCAATTAGTGGCAAAAAACAAATTATGCTGGTGATTGACGACAATCGTGAAATAAGAGAATTTATATCCAGTATCTTTGCCGAATCATTTGATTCAGTCCACGCCGAAAACGGCCAGGAAGGGTTTGACCTTGCCCTAAAGCATAACCCTGATATTATCATCAGTGATATAATGATGCCCGTACTTAATGGTATTGGCTTATGTAGTAAACTGAAATCTAACCCTATCACATCGCACATACCCTTAATCTTCTTGACAGCGAAAACCGACAACCTCAGTGAAATTGAAGGGTTCAAAATAGGCGCTGACGGCTATATCCCAAAACCTTTTGATGAAAATAAACTGATAACCGTAGTTAGCTCAGTTTTGACAAATAGGGCATTGCTGAAAAAACGATATTCGCATTTAACTGCCCAACCGAATTCTACCGATTCCACAGAAAGGGAAAAAAATGACGAAAGATTTATATCCTTACTTACTGAGCAGATTTTCAATCTAATGGATGAAAACAATCTAACTGTAGAGAACCTCACAAAAGAAATGGCAATGAGTCATTCGGTATTATTTAAAAAATGTAAATACCTAACCGGAATGTCACTATCCAAATTCATCCAAAAACAACGCATTTTACGAGCGGCAACTTTATTACGAAAATCAGGATTAACGATAAAAGCGACTATGCAAAAAGTCGGCATTAACGACCCAAAGCACTTTAGGGATTGTTTCTTCAAGGAAATAGGGATGTTGCCGAGTGAATGGAAAAAAGGATAA
- a CDS encoding arylsulfatase: protein MNAKKIILNCGCLLLSATSVFATKKTKEKPTRPNIIYILADDLGYGDVGCYGQKTIKTPNIDKLAEEGMMFTQHYAGSTVCAPSRGTLMTGLHTGHAFIRANGKHQLRHDPYDITVAKFLKDAGYDTAMIGKASTGCSTTPGQVNKKGFDHFFGYLDHAQAHSYFPKFLHRDSVKIEFPGNGGNNTWEGDTYSHDLFVEDAVSFIEKERKNKPFFLFYASALPHAQLYAPEKFKTDYKGKFSEKPFSARHYGTCEDPNATTAGMIARLDWEIGEILKTLKKEGLDKNTIIMFSSDNGPHSAGGRKAEFFNSSGPFRGIKRDLYEGGIRVPFIVRWPGVVKKGSESDHISAFWDLLPTLTEIAKAKTPAKIDGISFLPTLRGKRKRQKEHDHLYWEFFGKGGKQAVRKGEWKAVRIGLQKNPNASIELYNLTTDPAETKDISARHPEIVKEMARLMRNSRTIPKGDPLYRSKKTKGKKQIK, encoded by the coding sequence ATGAACGCTAAAAAAATCATTCTTAACTGTGGTTGCCTTTTACTGAGCGCCACATCTGTCTTTGCGACAAAAAAAACGAAGGAAAAACCAACACGCCCAAATATAATCTATATCCTCGCCGATGACTTGGGTTATGGAGATGTCGGTTGTTACGGACAAAAGACGATTAAAACTCCCAACATAGACAAGCTTGCTGAAGAAGGCATGATGTTCACGCAACACTATGCCGGAAGCACTGTTTGCGCACCCTCTAGAGGTACCTTAATGACCGGTCTTCATACCGGACACGCCTTCATAAGAGCGAACGGCAAGCATCAATTACGTCACGATCCTTATGATATTACGGTTGCGAAATTCTTGAAAGACGCCGGCTATGATACTGCTATGATAGGGAAGGCAAGTACTGGTTGCTCAACTACGCCTGGACAAGTAAACAAGAAAGGATTCGACCACTTTTTCGGATACTTAGACCATGCGCAAGCTCATTCCTATTTCCCAAAATTCCTTCATCGAGACAGTGTGAAAATCGAATTCCCTGGAAACGGCGGAAACAATACTTGGGAGGGAGACACTTACAGCCATGATTTATTTGTAGAGGACGCCGTTTCGTTTATTGAAAAGGAGCGCAAAAACAAACCCTTCTTTCTTTTCTATGCCTCCGCCCTTCCCCATGCCCAGCTCTATGCACCGGAAAAATTCAAAACAGATTATAAAGGGAAATTCTCCGAAAAACCATTCTCAGCAAGACATTACGGAACATGCGAAGACCCTAACGCAACCACTGCCGGAATGATAGCCCGACTTGATTGGGAAATAGGAGAAATACTTAAAACATTAAAAAAAGAAGGACTGGACAAAAACACAATAATAATGTTTTCCAGCGATAACGGACCTCATAGTGCCGGTGGCAGAAAAGCTGAATTCTTCAATAGCTCCGGCCCTTTTCGTGGAATAAAACGTGATTTATACGAAGGGGGGATCCGCGTTCCTTTTATTGTCCGTTGGCCCGGAGTTGTAAAAAAGGGAAGCGAATCAGATCATATCAGTGCCTTTTGGGACCTATTGCCCACACTTACCGAAATAGCCAAGGCTAAAACACCTGCAAAAATTGACGGAATCTCATTCTTACCCACACTTAGGGGAAAAAGGAAAAGACAAAAAGAGCATGACCATTTATATTGGGAGTTCTTTGGAAAAGGTGGAAAACAAGCTGTAAGAAAAGGAGAATGGAAAGCCGTTAGAATTGGATTGCAGAAGAACCCTAATGCCTCTATCGAACTTTATAATTTGACAACAGACCCTGCGGAAACAAAAGATATTTCCGCAAGACACCCTGAAATAGTCAAAGAGATGGCACGTCTGATGCGAAACTCAAGAACAATCCCTAAAGGAGACCCTTTGTATCGGAGCAAAAAGACGAAAGGGAAAAAACAGATCAAGTAA
- a CDS encoding NAD(P)-dependent oxidoreductase, translated as MTPCGRPEIYSLRIALPNAGRAKVQLINSARGAIVDETALLDALESNKIAGAGLDVFSSEPLSQTKHPLQKLFKMDNVLLFPHLTFYTKEAMKRLELEVLERCSEVVENYPVIIKSKDPRLLGQGLHVRYIIDEYESLNKPATK; from the coding sequence TTGACGCCTTGCGGTCGGCCTGAAATATATTCATTAAGAATCGCTCTCCCAAATGCAGGGAGAGCGAAAGTTCAGTTAATTAACTCTGCCCGAGGAGCAATAGTCGATGAGACAGCCCTGTTAGACGCACTTGAATCAAACAAAATCGCAGGAGCAGGTCTAGATGTTTTTAGCTCTGAACCCTTGAGTCAAACTAAACACCCATTACAAAAGCTTTTCAAAATGGATAATGTGTTGCTTTTCCCCCATTTAACTTTTTATACTAAAGAGGCAATGAAACGTTTAGAATTAGAGGTTTTGGAACGTTGTAGCGAAGTGGTTGAAAATTATCCCGTTATCATAAAATCAAAAGACCCCAGGCTACTAGGTCAAGGTTTACATGTACGTTATATCATTGACGAATATGAATCATTAAATAAGCCCGCTACGAAATAA